In the Ursus arctos isolate Adak ecotype North America unplaced genomic scaffold, UrsArc2.0 scaffold_19, whole genome shotgun sequence genome, one interval contains:
- the LOC113249696 gene encoding LOW QUALITY PROTEIN: carcinoembryonic antigen-related cell adhesion molecule 6-like (The sequence of the model RefSeq protein was modified relative to this genomic sequence to represent the inferred CDS: deleted 1 base in 1 codon) gives MEPPSAPPRGGLIPWQELLLAVSLLTFWNPPTTAQVTVESVPPNAAEGKDVLLRVQSRPGDPLGYNWFRGNTVAPSRQIVSYAVATKVATPGPAHSGRETIYPNGSLLFQNITLKDTGYYTLLIVRRDGQVEEVTGQIRIFLDLPKPNITSNNSDPVENEDSVVLTCEPQTRSTSFLWSVNRKSLLASTRLELSLDNRTLTLHHVTRNDTGPYECETRNPVSAGRSDPFTLNVLYGPDAPTISPSDSYYRPGASLRLSCHAASNPPARYSWLSNGRPQPSTQKLFIPNLTSNNSGAYTCIASNSGTRLNKTTVKSITVSEPVSKPFLHASNTTVTEDKDSVVLNCSTNNPWVSIQWFFNGQSLKLTERLKLLQDNSTLIIRPVRREDAGNYECEVSNPVSSSKSDPIRLDVNYGRSTTGLPVGSIIGIAVAVLVGQALNSALECLLLHTVFSEFPQNFQDRSSQKHTNSSVE, from the exons ATGGAGcccccctcggcccctccccgaGGAGGACTCATCCCCTGGCAGGAGCTCCTGCTGGCAG TCTCACTCTTAACCTTCTGGAACCCGCCCACCACTGCCCAAGTCACTGTGGAATCGGTGCCGCCCAATGCTGCTGAGGGGAAGGACGTTCTTCTGCGAGTCCAGAGCCGGCCTGGGGATCCTCTAGGCTATAACTGGTTCAGGGGGAACACGGTAGCGCCCAGCCGTCAAATTGTATCATATGCAGTAGCCACAAAAGTAGCTACCCCAGGGCCTGCACACAGTGGCAGAGAGACAATATACCCCAATGGGTCCCTGCTGTTCCAGAACATTACCCTGAAGGACACAGGATACTACACCCTACTAATCGTGAGGAGAGATGGTCAAGTTGAAGAAGTAACTGGACAAATCCGCATATTCC TGGATTTACCCAAACCCAACATCACAAGCAACAACTCTGACCCCGTGGAGAATGAGGATTCTGTAGTATTAACGTGTGAACCTCAGACTCGGAGTACAAGCTTCCTGTGGTCAGTAAACAGGAAGAGCCTCCTGGCCAGTACCAGGCTGGAGCTGTCCCTGGACAACAGGACTCTCACTTTACATCATGTCACAAGAAATGACACAGGACCCTATGAGTGTGAGACCCGGAACCCAGTGAGTGCCGGTCGTAGTGACCCATTCACCCTGAATGTTCTCT ATGGCCCGGACGCCCCCACCATTTCCCCCTCAGACTCCTATTACCGTCCAGGGGCCAGCCTCAGGCTCTCCTGCCACGCAGCCTCTAACCCACCCGCACGATATTCTTGGCTTAGCAATGGGAGGCCCCAGCCATCCACACAGAAGCTCTTTATCCCCAACCTCACTTCGAATAATAGTGGAGCCTATACCTGCATCGCCTCTAACTCTGGCACTCGCCTCAATAAGACCACAGTCAAGTCTATCACTGTCTCTG AACCAGTATCCAAGCCCTTTCTCCATGCTAGCAACACCACAGTCACAGAAGATAAGGACTCTGTGGTCCTGAACTGCTCCACAAATAATCCTTGGGTCTCCATCCAGTGGTTCTTCAATGGCCAGAGTCTGAAGCTCACAGAGAGGCTGAAGCTGTTGCAGGACAACAGCACCCTCATCATACGCCCTGTCAGGAGGGAGGATGCCGGGAATTATGAGTGTGAGGTCTCCAACCCAGTCAGTTCCAGCAAAAGTGATCCCATCAGGCTGGATGTGAACT ATGGAAGAAGCACCACAGGTCTCCCTGTGGGGTCCATCATTGGCATTGCAGTCGCGGTCCTGGTCGGACAGGCACTA AATTCCGCCCTGGAATGTCTCCTGCTCCACACAGTTTTTTCAGAGTTCCCACAGAATTTTCAAGATAGGTCATCACAAAAACATACAAATTCATCCGTAGAATAG